Proteins from one Microtus pennsylvanicus isolate mMicPen1 chromosome 7, mMicPen1.hap1, whole genome shotgun sequence genomic window:
- the Gucd1 gene encoding protein GUCD1 isoform X1: MRTEAEAAGQPLEPGDFVQLPVPIIQQLYHWDCGLACSRMVLRYLGQLDDGEFENALHELQLTRSIWTIDLAYLMRHFGVRHRFCTQTLGVDKGYKNQSFYRKHFDTEETRVNQLFAQAKACKVRVEKCTVSVQDIQAHLAQGHVAIVLVNSGVLHCDLCSSPVKYCCFTPSGHRCFCRTPDYQGHFIVLRGYNRATGCIFYNNPAYADRMCSTSTSNFEEARTSYGTDEDILFVYLDS; this comes from the exons GGGACTTTGTGCAGCTGCCTGTGCCCATCATCCAGCAACTATACCACTGGGACTGTGGCCTGGCCTGCTCCAGGATGGTGCTTCG GTACCTGGGCCAGCTGGACGATGGGGAGTTTGAAAATGCCCTGCATGAGCTGCAGCTGACCAGGAGCATCTGGACCATCGACCTGGCCTACCTGATGCGCCACTTCGGTGTGAGACACCGCTTCTGCACCCAGACTCTCGGTGTTGACAAGGGCTACAAGAACCAG TCCTTCTACAGGAAGCATTTTGACACTGAGGAGACCCGGGTGAACCAGCTGTTTGCACAAGCCAAGGCCTGCAAGGTGCGCGTGGAGAAATG cacagtgagtgtgcaggACATCCAAGCACACCTGGCGCAGGGCCACGTGGCCATCGTGTTGGTGAACTCCGGGGTACTGCACTGTGACCTGTGCTCCAGCCCCGTCAAGTATTGCTGCTTCACTCCCAGTGGCCACCGCTGCTTCTGCCGTACCCCCGACTACCAGGGCCACTTCATCGTTCTGCGTGGCTACAACAGGGCTACTGGTTGCATCTTCTATAACAACCCGGCCTATGCTGACC GAATGTGCAGCACCAGCACCAGTAACTTCGAGGAGGCCAGAACCAGCTATGGCACAGATGAGGACATCCTCTTTGTCTACCTGGACAGCTGA
- the Gucd1 gene encoding protein GUCD1 isoform X2, translating into MVLRYLGQLDDGEFENALHELQLTRSIWTIDLAYLMRHFGVRHRFCTQTLGVDKGYKNQSFYRKHFDTEETRVNQLFAQAKACKVRVEKCTVSVQDIQAHLAQGHVAIVLVNSGVLHCDLCSSPVKYCCFTPSGHRCFCRTPDYQGHFIVLRGYNRATGCIFYNNPAYADRMCSTSTSNFEEARTSYGTDEDILFVYLDS; encoded by the exons ATGGTGCTTCG GTACCTGGGCCAGCTGGACGATGGGGAGTTTGAAAATGCCCTGCATGAGCTGCAGCTGACCAGGAGCATCTGGACCATCGACCTGGCCTACCTGATGCGCCACTTCGGTGTGAGACACCGCTTCTGCACCCAGACTCTCGGTGTTGACAAGGGCTACAAGAACCAG TCCTTCTACAGGAAGCATTTTGACACTGAGGAGACCCGGGTGAACCAGCTGTTTGCACAAGCCAAGGCCTGCAAGGTGCGCGTGGAGAAATG cacagtgagtgtgcaggACATCCAAGCACACCTGGCGCAGGGCCACGTGGCCATCGTGTTGGTGAACTCCGGGGTACTGCACTGTGACCTGTGCTCCAGCCCCGTCAAGTATTGCTGCTTCACTCCCAGTGGCCACCGCTGCTTCTGCCGTACCCCCGACTACCAGGGCCACTTCATCGTTCTGCGTGGCTACAACAGGGCTACTGGTTGCATCTTCTATAACAACCCGGCCTATGCTGACC GAATGTGCAGCACCAGCACCAGTAACTTCGAGGAGGCCAGAACCAGCTATGGCACAGATGAGGACATCCTCTTTGTCTACCTGGACAGCTGA